TGTCATACGTCTAACCCGGAGTTACTGAGAATTCCGAACCCCACTCAGGTTTTAGCCAGGGATGCTAAGGAAATTCAGCAGGTGACTCGTTATTTAGTGGAGGGGGAAGCTTTACAAAAAAATGCCCTGATATAGCACTCTCTTAAAGTCCCCCAATTTTGGGGGATTTAGGGGGCAAATATTGCTGCCTGAGTCCCCCAATTTTGGGGGATTTAGGGGGCAAATATTGCTGCCTTAGAAATCATTCTAAACCCTATACATTTCAAGCCATCTAGCCCCCTAGCCCCCAACATTGGGGGGAAAATAAATAATTAGGACTTTTTAGGGCGATTGCTATTATCATTGGTATGCGAGCGCCTACTTTTGACACGCTATATATAACCTGCTTGCGTAAGTCCTGTATATGTCACCTCGAAACCGAATTCCAACTCATCCTGGGGAAATTTTATCGGAGGAATTTTTAATTCCTTTAAGTTTAACTCAAGTGGCTTTAGCAGAACATTTGGGGGTTCCGGTACAACGAATTAATGAAATTGTTAAAGGAAAACGAGGGATAACACCGGAAACGGCTTGGTTATTCGCTCAAGCGTTCCAAACTTCTCCTGAGTTTTGGATGAATTTACAAATCCAATATGATTTAACTTTAAATCAACCTAAAATTAAAACACCACCCATTATTTTAGCCCCAGGTTAAAAGTTTTTCCTAGATTTCTTGATTACCCGATTTCACCCTAACTTTTTTAATTCCTAATTCCCATGAACCCAGAACGCCGTTTAATTGAAGATTTTATTCCCATTCGAGAAATATCTGTTGAAGCCGCGAGAGAAAAATCGATTAGAAAGGGTCATATTTCAACCCTGCATTTATGGTGGGCTAGACGGCCCTTAGTGGCGGCGAGGGCTGCGGTTTTTGCTTCCTTAGTGGCGGCGCCAGAAAGCCACCAGAAACGCACGGCTTTGAAACAATTTATGATTGATTTATGTAAATGGGAAACGGGAACTCCGACGTTAGAAAAAGCTAGAAAACAAATTTTAGAAGCCCAAAAAGTTAGATTAAATTTACCAGAAAATACTCCCTTAGATGAAGTCCCACCGCCCAAGGTTTTAGATATGTTTGCCGGGGGTGGAGCAATTCCTTTAGAGGCGTTACGGTTAGGCTGTGAAACTTATGCGGTTGATTTAAACCCCGTTGCCCATATTATTGAATTATGTACGTTAGTTTATCCGCAAAAATATGGGAAAAATTTGGCGGATGAGGTGGAAAAATGGGGTAACTGGGTAATTGAAAAAGTGAGGGAGGAAATCGGGGATTTATATCCAGCAATTCGGGTGGGAGAAATATTAATTCCAGAAGGTGAACAGTTAGAATTATTTACTCAATCTCAACCGAAACAATGTAGAGACGTTGCATGCAACGTCTCTACAGGACAATCTTTAACTCCGGTTGCTTATTTATGGACAAGAACGGTTAAATGTCCTAACCCTAGTTGTGGGGCGACAGTTCCTTTAGTGCGACAAACTTGGTTATGTAAAAAAAGTAAAAAGTATGTAGCTTTGCAGGTTATTCCTAATTATGATACCAAGAAAGTAGAGTTTAAAGTTTTTGAATCTACTACAGAAAAAGGGTTAGGGTTTGACCCGTCTTCTGGAAGTACAAGAGGTAATTCTATTTGTCGTCATTGTGGAACAACGGTTCCCAGTAAACCCTATATTCAAGAACAGGGGAAAGCAGGGAAAATCGGTCAGCAATTAATGGCTATTGTTTGTACAACACAGGGAGAACAAGGCAAAACTTATTTAAGCGGTACAACATATCAACATTATATTCCTGATGATTTTGCTATTGCAAAACGGTTAGAAAAAATTGTTGAAGAAACAGGAATCAGCACGCCAGATGAACCTGTAAAAGTATGGTCTGGTGTTTTTAATGCCCCTCTTTATGGTTTAGATAAATTTGAAAAGTTATTTACTTCGCGTCAATTATTATCGTTAATGACGTTTGTTAAATGGGTAAAATTAGCACACCAGGAAATGTTACAGCAGGGATATGAGGAGGAATTAGCAAAGGCAATTGTTACTTATTTATGCTTAGGAATAGGTAAAGTTTTGGATAGACTTTCCGCTCTTGGAGTGTGGTATACAGGAGGAGAAAAGCTTCAAAGTCCAGTAGCTAGTGGTCGTTTACCGATGTGTTGGGATTTTCCAGAAGCTAATCCTTTAGAAAAAGGTTCGGGTGGTTGGGAAAAAGGACAAGAGTATTTAATTTCAACCCTGCGAAAATTGGGAGAAATTAGTAATCTAGCAAGTGCTAAAAGGCAGCCTTGCCAAAAATTAGATTTACCCGATTTTAGCTTAGATGCGATTATTACAGACCCACCTTATTTCGATGCAATTCCGTATGCTGACCTTTCTGATTACTTCTATGTATGGTTTAAACGTTCAATAGGCTATTTGTATCCTGAACATTTTTCAGGACAATTAACGCCTAAAAAAAATGAAGCTACTATGGAACCTTCTCGGCATGGCGGAGATAAAAAGAAAGCTGCTAAAGCTTATGAAGACATAATGCACCAAGCCTTTTGTGAAGCCAACCGAGTCCTAAAAGATGGGGGAATGATGGTTGTCGTTTATGCTCATAAAACAACCGCCGGATGGTCAACTTTAATTGATTCTTTAAGACGGGCAAAATTTACAATTACAGAAGCATGGCCGTTAGATACTGAACAGCAAGGCGGGTTAAGAAGTCTTCGGGCTTCTCTGGCTTCTAGTATTTTTTTAGTGGCTAGAAAACGCACCAATACAGAAATTGGTGATTATGCAATGGACGTACAACCGCAACTCAAAAGCATAATTCAAGACCGAGTAAAAAGCTTAATGTCAGAAGGAGTAGCCGGGGCAGATTTAATTATTGCTTGTGTCGGTGCGGGGTTACGCGCTTATACTCAATATGATAAAGTTGAACTACCAAACGGGGATGAATTAGATGCCAATTCCTTCTTAGATGAAGTCCAGAAAGAAGTCTTAGAAACCGTGTTAACAGAAGTCTTACTTTGCGATAAAAAAGGCGTGAGTTTTGTTGATAAACCCACCCAATATTATATTTTAGCGCGTTATGAATATGGGGAAGCCGTTGTTGAATTTGATGAAGCCAATACTTTAGCCAGAGGCGTTGGCGTTGAACTCGATAGTTTAGGAGGTTTAACCGAGGGTAAATTATCCTTAGTTAAGAAAACTAAAAATCAAGTACAATTACAGGATTATAGTCAACGGGGCGAATTTGAAGATTTAGGAATTCAGAAAACTGAAAAACAACAAAAATTTAACGAAACCCCCCAGACTATCGGTTCACCTCCAACGTTAATAGATATTCTGCATCGGTTACTCTGGTTAGCGGAACATCAACCCCAAAACGTTAATAATTTCTTAGCCCAAAGTATGCCCGATGCAACTCAATTAAAATTAGTCGCCCAAGCGTTAGGAGGACGAGCGTTAACCCCAGAAGCGGGAACCACAGAAACCCTTTCTAACCGTACCAAAGAACAGCAAGCTATTGATACTTTATTAGCCTCTTGGAAACGGTTAGTTGAGGATAATTTATTTACCCAACGAAGGTCTTGAATTAGTTATCAGTAGAGACGTGCCATGGCGCGTCTGTTATTAGTTAACTCAAGTCAATGATCCCCCCTAACCCCCCTTAAAAAGGGGGGGACAGGAGATCCAAATCTGCATTAACAAGGGGGGACAGGAGATCTAAGTCTGCATTAACAAAGAGAAAAAAAAGGAGATCAAAGTCCCCCTTTTTAAGGGGGATTTAGGGGGATCTAATCTAGGCTACAATCAGAGGTTTTCGGCTTAAGCTGACACCAATTAGTCTTCCCGCCCATGATCAGTTATCAGTAATTAATTGCTTCCAAATTGTTGTTTATTTCCCTAAAAAATTATGACCGCTTATCAATTAAAACCCTGGACACAAGTTGTTACTCCCCATCCTGATATTCTCGATGGTAAATTAGATAATGCCACTTATGCCGCTAACTTAGGCAGTGTAATTCGTCAAGAACCAAAATGCCCTCGGTTGTATCGAGATGCCCGTGATTTCTTTAACTCCACCTATCTAACCGGAGAACTCCGAGGTATTTTAGCTGATGTTCTCAAAGGGTTACAGGGAGATGCCGGAAACCGAGTGATACAACTGCGAACCCCCTTTGGCGGAGGGAAAACCCACACATTGTTAAGTCTCTACCATCTCACTAAAAACCGCGAACAATTGCGAGGAATTTCTCAGTTAGATGCCTTGCCTGACCCTGGGGAGGTGACGGTGGCTGCGTTTACGGGGTTAGATATTAGTGTTTCAACCGGAGAGCAAATCGAAAACGGCCCCCACATTCTCACCCCTTGGGGATATTTAGCTTGGCAAATTGGGGGAATTGAAGCCTATCAATTAATAGAAGCAGACGATAAAAACCGCACCGCACCAGGTAATAACGATTTAAGAAAAATAATCGGAGATAAACCCACTCTTATCCTCATGGATGAATTTTTAGTTTATATTGAAAACGCCATGGGAATCACCCTTGGAGACTCTACCTTTGGGCGACAAATTCTAACTTTTATACAGAAACTTACAGAAGTCGTGCGAGAATTGCCTAAAACAGTTTTAGTTTATTCTCTACAAGCTAGTGTGCAAGAAGCGATAGGAAATGAAGGGTTATTAAGTGTTTTAGATAAACTCGTTAGTCGTATTGATGCGAAAAAAGAACCCGTCTCTGGGGATGAAGTGATGGAGGTGGTGCGAAAACGGTTATTTACTGATATTGGGAATACAGAAATTATTGCCGAAGTCGCCCGTCAGCAAGCGGCATTATTTCGGAAATTTCGGGAAAGTTACACCACCACAAACCGAGAAAAACAGGAAGTTGAACAGCAAGCCAAACTATTAGAAGAACGAATTAAGTTAAGTTATCCGTTTCACCCGGATTTGTTGGATTTAATGTATCATCGTTGGGGCAGTTTACCCAGTTATCAACGCACGAGGGGAGCGTTACAATTTTTGGCTTCGATGGTTTATGCGTTGCGAGAAAAAAATGACCTGTCTTGGTTAATTTCACCGGGAAATGTTCTGTTTGACCATGAAGCGGTGAGGAGTGCTTTTTTTAGTCAAGTCGGTGAACGCGATAATTATAGTGCAGTCATGGCGGCTGATTTAATTGGCAGAAAAGCTAAGGTGAATTTTGTAGACCAACGAATTGCTCAAGATGTTCCAACTAAGTCTAATTTGAAGGTTGGGAGTCGTTTGGCTTCTGCGATTTTAATGTATTCGTTTGGGGCGAGAGGTGGGGAAGAAAGGGGGGTTTTTGAACAGGAAATTGTGGGCGCTTGTTTAGCTCCGGGTTTAGATAGAAATACAATTGTTACAGTGTTAAATGATTTACGAGAAGAATTGCTTTATCTGCATTATGTTGGACAGCGTTATCGGTTTGAAACCAAAGCGAATTTGAATAAATTAGTCACGGATGAGGAAAATAAAATTGCGGGTGATGATGTTTTAGAACGCATTCAGGGGGATTTGAAAAATAGTTTAAAAACTGCTCAGGGTAAGGTGGTTTTATGGCCGAAGGATTCGAGTGCAATTCCTGACCATATTAATCAGTTTTGTACAGTTTATTTAGATGCAAGTTGGGCGGAAAAAAGCACAGAGGCTTTACAAGAAGATGGTATGAGATGGTTAGAAAATCGGGGTAATGATAAACGGGATTATAAAAATGCCATTGCTTTTGTTATTCCTAATGCTATCCAATTTGATAAAGCCAGAAAAGCGGCTCGAACGTTATTGGCGGTGAATTCTTTAGTCAAGGATAAAGATAAACATAAGTTTTCTATTGAGGATTTGGATGAGTTAAAAGCAAAAGCCAAGGATGCTACATCAAGTTTAGATGCGGGTTTACGTCGTCTCTATGAACAAATTTTATTGCCTTTACGTCCCCAGGAACAAGCCCAAATTCGCTTAGAGATGGTGGATTTACAATCTCAAATTAATACCAGTCAAAATTTACAAGATAGGGTGTTAGATGCGTTAAAAAGTTATGTGTTTAATTCAATTACGGTTGCTAAAATTATTAGTTATTCTCAGATTAATGAATCTGAAATCGGGGTAATTCAGGGAGATGAGTTAATTAGTTATTTTTTCCGGTTTCCGGGTTATCCTAAGTTATTAAGTGATGAACCGATTAAGAAAGCTATCTTAGGAGCGATCGCAGATGGTAATATGGGTTATGTTCCTAAACTGAAGATTGTGGGGGATAGTGTCGCAATTGATAAGCCAGAATTAATTAGTTTTAATCGCCATATTCCAGCAGATGAATTAGATTTATCGGGTTATTTATTAGCACCCCGTATTGTTGAACAGTTTCAACAACCTTGTCCTGAGCCTGAGAATGATGAAACTCAATCGGATTCTACTAACTATTCTGATTCGTTAACGGGAAATACAGGTTCAAAGGTTGCAGAACAAAAACCTACAGTTGAATACAAGTCAGCTAATAGCAGTTTAACTCGTACAGTAATAGCTGATATTGTGGATGGTAAACAAGCTGCTAAACGCTATACTCTGAGTTCAATTCTGAATAAAGCCCAAGTTTTTGAATTTTTTGAAATGTTGCAAAGGTTATCTGATAAAGCGGATGATATGAGTATTAAGATTGAAATTAAAGCGTCTACTAAGGGAGAGTTTGACCAAAATTGGATTCGGAATGCAATTGAAGAACCTTTAGATGAGATGGATATTCAGGCAAATACTAAACTGGAGTAAAAAACAACGTTATTTAATCAAAATACGCCAGATCAAGAATGCCGAATTTATACATAATTTGTGGTGCAAATGGGTCAGGAAAAACCACCGCAGCTTTACAAATTCTCCCCAACTTCCTAGAAGTGTTTGAATATGTAAATGCCGATGAAATTGCTGCGGGGCTTTCACCCTTTAATCCTGAATCCGTAGCGATTCAAGCCGGACGATTAATGTTAGAAAGACTCGAAACTTTAGTTAATGCTGAAGCTGATTTTGCGTTTGAAACTACTTTAGCAACTCGCAGTTATGCCCGTTTTTTGAGAAACTGTAAAAATAAAGGGTATGAGATAAACTTAATTTATTTTTGGTTACAAAGCCCGGAATTAGCGATCGCCAGGGTACGCAGACGGGTAGAAAGCGGTGGTCATAATATCCCAGAAGATGTTATTCGCCGTCGTTATGAGCGGGGACGGAAAAACCTAACAAATTTGTATTTATCCCTCTGTAATCGCTGGATAGTTTATGATAACTCTAATCTCTATTTGCAGATTATAGCTGAATGCCCTTTTAGCCAAGACCCGATTATTTATCAACCTCAATTGTGGACACAAATTACAACTTCTAACGATGAATAAACCGATTCCTGATAAATTATCAAGCCTAATTGACACAGGTGTAAAACTGGCTATTGCTAAAGCCGTAGATAGACATCGGAAATTAGGAGAATCAATTAGTATTTGGCAGGATGGAAAAGTTGTCACCTTAAGCGCAGATGAAATTCCTCAGTCTCCATCCCATCATCAAAGTTAGTTGTTATTTTAAATCTAATTGATGTTATGGCAAAATCAACGATTCGTTATTGGAATCCGTTAAACCTAAAACATCAGGGACAATGGAAACCGATTCCAGGGTTTCAGGACTTACGCAAGGACGCTATATATAGGGAATTAAGGATCAGGCGATCGCCTGATTCAGACAGAAGCGCGAAAGGTTTAGTATTGTCAAACACCTTAATTAGTAGCGCTATATGCCGGATTAATCACAGCGATCGCAACGGCCCTTAACGGTGATTTCATAAGCATTGATCCGAAACCCTGACGGTAAGGGGTTAAGCTGTAAATTTTTGAACACATCCCACTCTAAATCCCGAATTTGACCGCAACCTTCACAGACAAAATGGTGATGGGGTTCTACCTTGGCATCATAACGAGTTACTCCTTCATCCAAAAGCACCTCCCGCACTAATCCCACTTCCCGCAAAACGCTCAAAGCACTATAAACACTGGCTTTAGAGGCAATAGGTAATTCTCGATTAATCTCGGTGAGAATCTCATCCACTGTGGGATGGTCGCAACGGGACAAGAGATTAGCATAAACCGCAAACCGTTGCGGGGTAATGCGTAGCCCCTTCTGTTTCATCTGTTGACTGATCTCAGCCGTTCTATTCTGACCTTCCATAACTCCGTGTGACGTTGTATTGAATCTTCTTGTAAATATCATAACGTTTATCTTTAGTTACTCAACTTTACATAAATTTAATTCTTGCCCTTGACAAAATCAAAACTAAGAATTATTCTTAGATATGACAAGCTCAAGACGAGGAGACACTAATGGACTTATCGAACGCACAAACCGCCAAAAACCTTGAAGCTGCTTTTGGTGGGGAATCAATGGCGAACCGCAAATATCTGTTTTTCGCAGAAGTCACCAAAAAACTAGGGATGGGGGATTTGTCCAAACTGTTTCGAGAAACCGCAAACCAAGAAACAGAACACGCTTTTGCCCATTTCCGCCTGCTGCATCCTGAATTAGTCGTCACTGACCCCGAAGCCTTATCCGATGAAGAAAAGAAAAAAATCGCGGCCCGGTGTTTGGAGTTAGCGATTGAAGGGGAAACCTACGAATACACCACAATGTACCCCGAATTTACCGCCCAAGCCGTTATTGATCGAGATGAAAATGCGGTAGCAGAATTCAAAGAACAAGAAGCCGAATCTCGTGAACACGCCGGAATTTTCCGCAAAGCAGTCTCTAACTTTGGTTTTTTAACTCCCATTGAACATCATCACGCTAACCAATATACCGAAGCCCTGAACGCTTTAGATGGAGTCGCAGCAACACCAAAATCAGCGAGTTCCGATCCTCAAACTCAAAAATGGATTTGTCGTCAATGTTCGATGATTTATGATCCTGTTATGGGTGATCCTGATTCTGGAGTCGCCCCCGGAACACCTTTTGAAGCTATTCCTGATGATTGGTCTTGTCCGATTTGTGGCGCGACTAAAAAGACTTTTATGGTTTACGAAGAAGCGATCGCAGCTTAATCCCAGAAACCGGGTTTCTGAAACTATCTGGATTTGATGCAATTAATTGAATTAGAAACCCGGTTTCTTGAGTTTTTGCGATCGCAGCCTAATCTTAGAAACCGGGTTTCTGAAAATATCTGAACTTTTTTATTAAGGATTTTCTAACAATAAAGCTCTAAAACCAGCTTGTATAAAATGAAAGTCAGCCGTTACCGCATTGATTAAACCTTGATCTGCCATAACAATAAATGAAATACAGTCTGTTAAACCCCAAGTTTTATCAGGGCGTGCTTCATAAACTTGAAGTGCACGAATTAGTAACTTTGTATCTACAGTAACAACATAAATATTGTCTGTCTCATAACATTGTTGAATAAATCTAACAGCATGATACTGATCACGAGGATTTAATAAAGCTTGAATAAAAACCGTATCTAGTAGTAAACGGGAATTGCTCATTGAGAATTATCTGGGTAACGTTTTGCTGTTCCATATAGATAATGATCATGATTGATTGACCAATCTTGAGAAGCCTCAACAGTTCCCATTATTGATTCTAAGACATCCCAAGCATTTTGTTGATTTTGAACAAAAGTTACCTTTTGCTCAGTTTCTTCTTCTTCGTGTTCTGTATTCCCTTCAGTATGCAGATAAGTTTGTAACCATTCTGCCAGTTGACGGACTTCAATAGCGGATAATTTTTGAATAGCCGCTTCAACTTCTGTTAGTGAATTCATCCTATTTTAGCGGTTAAGTAACAATTTGATTTTAACATTATTTTTAAATCCCTCGTTCCCTCGTTTCTAGGCTCTACTCTTAGAAACCGGGTTTCTCACAATATCTGGATTTGATGCAATTATTGAATTAGAAACCCGGTTTCTTGAGTTTTTGCGATCGCCCTACAGAAACCCGGTTTCTTGAGGATCTAGGAAATTTGAATATTTCTAACAGGAACGTGATGCTCTGCTAAATAACTCTTAATTTCTCCCACGCTTAATTGACCATAATGCAATAACGACGCTAACAGCGCGGCTTCGGCTTTCCCCTGGGTTAACGCTTCATAAATATGCTCACAAGTACCAGCGCCCCCGGATGCAATTACCGGAATTTCCACAGATTCAGCAATTTTTCGCGTTAATTCCAAGTCATATCCCGCCTGGGTGCCATCGGCGTCCATACTCGTAACTAGGAGTTCCCCGGCGCCCCGTTGGGTGACTTCTTCAGCCCATTTGAGAGCATCAATTCCCGTATTTTCCCGACCTCCACGCACATAAACATCCCAACCGGGATTATCAAGATCAGTCCGACGCCGAGCATCAATTGCTACCACAATACACTGTACTCCAAAGCGATCGCTGGCCCGATTAATCAAGTTAGGATCACGAACTGCCGCCGAATTAATACTGACTTTATCGGCTCCGGCTCTTAACAAATTTTTAATCATTTCTAAGTTTTGAATTCCACCCCCGACGGTTAAGGGAATAAACACCTGTTCGGCGGTGCGATAGACCACATCAAAAATAATATCTCGGTCTTCATGGGTAGCGGTAATATCCAGAAAGACTAATTCATCGGCTCCTGCATCGTTATAAGCCGCCGCCAACTCCACCGGATCTCCAGCATCTTTCAAATCAACAAAATTAACTCCCTTCACCACTCGACCCGCTTTAACATCTAAACAAGGCAAAATTCGTTTCGCAAGCATAATCACGCTTTGTGCATTGGGACAGCAAAATTTAGGGCAAAAATCCCTGGTTTCAGTTTATAGCAATTGTAGCCCGTCAACTCGGCTTAAGTTTATGAGGGAATCAGCAACCGGAACCGGATCAATATTGTGTTGCTGGAAGTAAGAAGCAGTTAGAAGTCATAAAAAATGAGGGGAATAAAAAATGGGCTTTCAGTTCATCCGTTATGGGGTTTTTAAAATCAGTTTTTCAGTCATAGTTAGCCTAATATTTAATTTAATTTTTAACGCTAAAATTATGGCGTTGACGGCTCAGGAAATTAACCGCATCAGTCAACCGATTACGGTATTAATTGAGGGTTTAAATCCAGGTTCAGGGGTAATTATTGCCAAAAATGAGAATATTTATTATGTATTAACGGCGAATCATGTTGTTAAAACTCCCGATGAATATTCGGTAATTACTGTTGATGGTGAACAATATCCAATTGATTACAATCAAGTAATTAAATTCCCTGGAATTGATTTAGCAATTTTGTCCTTTAGGAGTGAAAAAAACTATTCTATTGCCCAGTTAGGAGATTATAATTATGATAGAACATCTCAATATATTTTTATTTCAGGATGGCCTGATTCTAAATTACCTATTGCTGACCGCAGACGAGTCTTTACAGCCGGATTATTAATCAATGAAGCGGAAAAAGCCCCGTTAATTAAAGAACCATTTACCAGAGGATATGATCTATTTTATACGAATCGAACCCAAGTGGGAATGAGTGGATCTCCGATTTTAGATACGGAGGGAAGGGTAATTGGAATTCATGGGAAATCAGAAGGACAAATCTTTGAAAATCCAGAGTTAGGATCGGTTTCCCGTGTTACATTAGGATACAGTGCCGGAATTCCGATTCAGAAGTTTTTACAATCAGGAATTGTATTAAATTTAAACGTAACTCGTCAATCTCCTTCCCCCCTAAAAGCAACGGAATTAGACTCAATTCATCAGGTTTTAACTATTCCTCAATTGGGGGGAGAATCAACGGCTTTAGATTGGTCAAATCGGGGGAATCAATTCTATCGTTTAGAACAATGGCAAGAGGCGTTAAAAGCCTTTGATCAAGCGATTACAATTCAATCTAATTTTTATCCGGCTTGGTACGGACGGGGGAATACTTTAGCACAATTAAAACAGTATTCAGAAGCGATTCAATCCTATTCTAAAACAACACAAATTCAGCCAAATTTTTATTTGGCTTGGCGAGAGAAAGGTAAGGTTTTGATTAAATTACAAGAATATGAAGATGCGTTATTAGCTTGGAATATAGCCATTAAAATTAAACCCGATGATTATCAAATTTGGTATCTGCGGGGAAATCTATTAATGAATCATTTAAAACAGGATCAAGAGGCGATTCAATCCTATAATCAAGTTATTAATTTAAAGCCGGATTTTGTTAATGCTTGGACAAATCGAGGCATGGCTTATTATCGATTACAAAATTATGAGGAAGCAATTTTATCATTTGAGCAGTCTTTAAAGTTAGATAATAAACAGGAAAAAATTTGGCAGTTACGGGGAGAAATATTACTAAAATTACAACTTTATTCTCAAGCGTTAACTTCGGCTGAAAATGCTTTAGCTTTAAACTCCCAAAATCCGCAACTTTGGATGTTAAAAGCTGAAATTTTAGCTAAAATGAAGGAATACCAACAAGCTCGAACTTCTGCATTAAGGGCGTTAAGATTTCAACCGCGCGATCGAGAAATTATTAATTTTATTCGTTCTTTAAGTTCACCCCATTAATGTTAACTTAACCCACGTTAGCCCTGAACTAAAGTTCGGGCTAAGAGCTAAAGTCATCTAAAGATGACTAAGAT
Above is a window of Planktothrix serta PCC 8927 DNA encoding:
- a CDS encoding tetratricopeptide repeat-containing S1 family peptidase; this encodes MALTAQEINRISQPITVLIEGLNPGSGVIIAKNENIYYVLTANHVVKTPDEYSVITVDGEQYPIDYNQVIKFPGIDLAILSFRSEKNYSIAQLGDYNYDRTSQYIFISGWPDSKLPIADRRRVFTAGLLINEAEKAPLIKEPFTRGYDLFYTNRTQVGMSGSPILDTEGRVIGIHGKSEGQIFENPELGSVSRVTLGYSAGIPIQKFLQSGIVLNLNVTRQSPSPLKATELDSIHQVLTIPQLGGESTALDWSNRGNQFYRLEQWQEALKAFDQAITIQSNFYPAWYGRGNTLAQLKQYSEAIQSYSKTTQIQPNFYLAWREKGKVLIKLQEYEDALLAWNIAIKIKPDDYQIWYLRGNLLMNHLKQDQEAIQSYNQVINLKPDFVNAWTNRGMAYYRLQNYEEAILSFEQSLKLDNKQEKIWQLRGEILLKLQLYSQALTSAENALALNSQNPQLWMLKAEILAKMKEYQQARTSALRALRFQPRDREIINFIRSLSSPH